A single genomic interval of Nostoc commune NIES-4072 harbors:
- a CDS encoding AI-2E family transporter produces the protein MNFSLNQLLRWLIFTLLFPLVFLNGWLAFLLVKNFQPVVTILVLATLLAFVLNYPVAILQKRGVKRGYAVALVFISALIIIVALGITLIPIVLEQFNEMVKVFPQWIDSSKEKLHILNDWFFRHKVNVDLSQLLSRLTQQLPNELEFLSDKLLSIIIDTIDSISEALITIVLTFYLLLDGPRIWEVIFKRLPGGFAQKVSQSIQQNFQNYLIGQGSLALLMGVSLTLLFLAFQVQFALLFGLGVGLLSLIPFGDVVSLVVITLIIATHDFWLAVKIFAVAVVIDQLIDQAIAPRLLGKFTGIRPIWVLIALLVGTNVGGVLGLLIAVPVAGFIKDIADNFYKSDDSENVVKSETASELLAKES, from the coding sequence ATGAATTTTTCACTGAATCAATTACTTAGATGGTTAATTTTTACGCTATTATTTCCTTTAGTGTTTCTCAATGGTTGGCTAGCATTTTTGCTGGTTAAAAATTTTCAACCTGTCGTAACAATTCTTGTTTTGGCTACTTTGCTTGCATTCGTTTTAAACTATCCTGTTGCCATTCTCCAAAAGCGAGGAGTGAAACGTGGCTATGCAGTAGCATTAGTTTTTATCTCAGCATTGATCATTATCGTTGCTCTGGGTATAACTTTGATTCCCATTGTTTTAGAGCAATTTAATGAGATGGTGAAAGTGTTTCCCCAATGGATTGATTCTAGTAAAGAAAAACTTCATATTTTAAATGATTGGTTTTTTAGGCACAAAGTAAATGTGGATTTAAGTCAGTTATTAAGCCGATTAACACAGCAATTACCCAATGAATTAGAGTTTCTTTCAGATAAACTTTTAAGCATTATTATAGATACGATTGATAGTATCTCTGAGGCATTAATCACAATAGTATTGACTTTCTATCTGTTGTTAGATGGGCCAAGGATTTGGGAGGTGATATTTAAAAGGCTACCTGGAGGTTTTGCTCAGAAGGTAAGTCAATCTATTCAACAAAACTTTCAAAATTACTTGATTGGTCAGGGAAGTTTGGCTTTGCTGATGGGAGTTTCATTAACATTATTGTTTTTAGCTTTTCAAGTCCAGTTTGCTTTACTTTTTGGTTTAGGGGTTGGGCTTTTGAGTTTAATTCCCTTTGGCGATGTCGTCAGTCTTGTTGTAATAACTTTAATAATAGCCACACATGACTTTTGGCTAGCAGTGAAGATTTTTGCAGTAGCTGTTGTCATTGACCAGTTAATTGATCAAGCGATCGCACCACGACTTTTAGGCAAATTTACTGGTATCAGACCAATATGGGTGTTAATCGCTTTGCTTGTAGGAACCAATGTTGGTGGAGTATTGGGTTTGCTAATCGCAGTACCTGTAGCTGGTTTTATCAAAGATATAGCAGATAATTTTTATAAATCTGATGATTCTGAGAATGTAGTTAAAAGTGAAACAGCATCAGAATTATTGGCAAAAGAGTCATGA